Proteins encoded by one window of Chondromyces crocatus:
- a CDS encoding beta-ketoacyl synthase N-terminal-like domain-containing protein: protein MRKRDLAVRAALLRFGGCTSVAPTVVGSCAAARASISRFLRGVHGAVAGAEAFTMAPAPYLSPMRIPEATATPRLLALVSRALGEAMHGVLPPRGEALPVLLGMPPVRPGLPAEAAEIVAGRVEADLAERDVRGVVEVLPLGHAAGIVGLERAIRKLDAGECGLCLVGGVDSYIAEETLAWLHEREQLKSGRNRWGFIPSEGAGFCVVSRAAAAETRAISPDDGSRRAPALTVLAAGVAHEEVPARGEIPSRGDGLTAALWGALTPLSGGERVDEVVCDLNGERWRGDEAGMSIPRVAQRLVEPGRFAAPALAWGDVGAASGPLHLALVAHLAARGAAKGARALVWTSSEEGARAATLVAARCVDREASCR from the coding sequence GTGAGGAAGCGCGATCTTGCAGTCAGGGCGGCGCTGCTGCGCTTCGGCGGCTGCACCTCGGTGGCGCCGACGGTGGTGGGCTCGTGCGCGGCTGCGCGGGCTTCGATCTCGCGCTTTCTCCGCGGGGTGCACGGGGCCGTCGCCGGCGCCGAGGCGTTCACGATGGCCCCGGCCCCGTACCTGTCTCCGATGCGCATCCCCGAGGCGACCGCCACGCCACGCCTGCTGGCGCTCGTGAGCCGCGCGCTGGGAGAGGCGATGCACGGGGTCCTGCCGCCGCGGGGTGAGGCCCTGCCCGTGCTGCTCGGCATGCCGCCGGTGCGTCCAGGTCTCCCTGCCGAGGCTGCGGAGATCGTGGCGGGTCGCGTCGAGGCGGACCTGGCCGAGCGTGACGTACGTGGGGTGGTCGAGGTGCTGCCGCTGGGCCACGCGGCCGGGATCGTCGGACTGGAGCGGGCGATCCGGAAGCTCGACGCGGGGGAGTGCGGGCTGTGCCTCGTCGGCGGCGTGGACTCGTACATCGCCGAGGAGACCCTGGCCTGGCTCCACGAGCGCGAGCAGCTCAAGTCCGGGCGCAACCGCTGGGGGTTCATCCCGAGCGAAGGGGCGGGGTTCTGCGTCGTCAGCCGCGCTGCGGCGGCGGAGACGCGCGCGATCTCGCCAGACGACGGGTCTCGGCGCGCGCCGGCGTTGACCGTGCTCGCCGCCGGTGTGGCCCACGAGGAGGTTCCTGCGCGCGGCGAGATCCCGTCCCGCGGTGACGGCTTGACGGCCGCGCTCTGGGGCGCCCTGACGCCCCTGTCGGGGGGCGAGAGGGTCGACGAGGTGGTCTGTGATCTCAACGGGGAGCGGTGGCGCGGCGACGAGGCGGGCATGTCCATCCCGCGCGTCGCGCAGCGCCTCGTCGAGCCAGGGCGCTTCGCGGCTCCTGCGCTCGCCTGGGGCGATGTGGGGGCTGCCTCGGGGCCGCTCCACCTGGCCCTGGTCGCGCACCTTGCGGCGCGGGGCGCTGCGAAGGGCGCGCGCGCGCTGGTCTGGACGAGTTCGGAGGAGGGCGCCCGCGCCGCGACGCTGGTCGCCGCGCGCTGCGTCGACAGGGAGGCATCATGCCGGTGA
- a CDS encoding DUF2169 family type VI secretion system accessory protein, with protein MWRLTNRTPYAAERCFARDEHGGEVWIVAVKGTFAIREGGRVEVAEHQDAVALTADYVGERGLSSLRCDADLVLTKPGTDVLVHGSAHAPGGVPAARVEVGLRCGPIEKRLVVFGDRVYRPGGVAMSDAQPFVTMPLRYERTFGGVDPVTGVRDPRNPIGVGFAEQAARLAGRPAPNIEAAPTSPRAAEEKRPAPTGVGALARDWSPRIAHAGTYDEAWEERRMPLLPLDFDARFFFSAPVDQQVPGGLREGTQVELLNMTPEGVLAFHLPKRRPCFRTFFGRHTVEHRARLHTVLVEPDARRVMVVWHTALPCQGKEHHLDRTLIWEKAHV; from the coding sequence ATGTGGCGCCTCACTAACCGCACCCCTTACGCAGCAGAGCGCTGCTTCGCGCGTGACGAGCACGGTGGTGAGGTGTGGATCGTCGCCGTGAAAGGGACCTTCGCGATTCGCGAAGGGGGGCGGGTCGAGGTGGCCGAGCACCAGGATGCGGTGGCGCTGACGGCGGACTATGTGGGGGAGCGGGGGCTGTCGAGCCTGCGCTGCGACGCCGACCTCGTGCTCACCAAGCCAGGGACCGATGTCCTCGTGCACGGCAGCGCCCACGCGCCAGGTGGCGTTCCTGCCGCGCGGGTGGAGGTGGGGCTGCGTTGTGGACCGATCGAGAAGCGGCTCGTGGTGTTCGGCGATCGGGTGTATCGGCCAGGGGGTGTCGCCATGTCCGATGCGCAGCCGTTCGTGACGATGCCGCTCCGGTACGAGCGCACGTTCGGTGGGGTGGATCCGGTGACGGGCGTGCGTGATCCTCGGAACCCGATCGGCGTGGGATTCGCAGAGCAGGCAGCACGCCTCGCTGGCCGCCCGGCTCCGAACATCGAGGCTGCTCCGACGTCGCCGAGGGCTGCCGAGGAGAAGCGCCCGGCGCCAACTGGCGTCGGGGCGCTGGCGCGTGACTGGTCGCCGCGCATCGCGCACGCGGGGACGTATGACGAGGCATGGGAGGAGCGACGGATGCCGCTGCTTCCACTGGACTTCGATGCGCGGTTCTTTTTCTCGGCGCCTGTGGATCAGCAGGTGCCCGGCGGGCTCCGGGAGGGCACGCAGGTCGAGCTGCTGAACATGACGCCCGAGGGGGTGCTCGCCTTTCACCTCCCGAAGCGGAGGCCTTGCTTCAGGACGTTCTTCGGGCGGCATACGGTGGAGCACCGGGCCAGACTCCACACGGTGCTCGTGGAGCCGGACGCACGCCGGGTGATGGTCGTCTGGCACACGGCGCTTCCCTGTCAGGGAAAGGAGCACCACCTCGATCGCACCCTGATCTGGGAGAAGGCTCATGTGTAG
- a CDS encoding DUF4150 domain-containing protein produces the protein MPVKVNVNGLSLCHKGSDGITIATAPDVCVTPPGVPIPYPNVAYSSDLAQGTTTVFADGGNSIAHRPSIFAKSTGDEPGTMGGVKSGTFTKEASWLTFSADVKFEGEAACRLTDKMLHNHGNTFNCGGEMQAPVKGDDLDCQAMWDEVNREVEDVLSHGGDADPITRNRHITAAYARVYRAHPELKWAGMGAFVSKEAGCGMKEAKGIKDGLGGYDPRASTANTVFKGLADGNKAIFRDIYPQFLFYAKYGNDAFQRCADANGVTEEMKEAFDLFAKGGQENIEKATMLVATQEQRGTLETMMQSNKPFRDALDLNKTTHDWWVGRPFGAKSPDVFMSSACGGGPRIPFEGSITNTRDRLDMAKRVSLSFDQVQSRWPEYMSDQMAIMQHGTILTAPGRVGPPAGTVLPLK, from the coding sequence ATGCCGGTGAAGGTCAACGTCAACGGCCTGTCGCTCTGTCACAAAGGGAGCGACGGGATCACCATCGCGACGGCGCCGGACGTGTGCGTCACCCCGCCGGGCGTGCCGATCCCCTATCCCAACGTCGCTTACTCCAGCGATCTTGCGCAGGGGACGACGACGGTGTTCGCCGACGGAGGCAACAGCATCGCGCACCGACCCTCGATCTTCGCGAAGAGCACCGGCGACGAGCCGGGCACGATGGGGGGCGTCAAGAGCGGCACCTTCACGAAGGAGGCGAGCTGGTTGACGTTCTCCGCCGACGTGAAGTTCGAGGGAGAAGCGGCCTGTCGGCTCACCGACAAGATGCTTCACAACCACGGCAACACGTTCAACTGCGGCGGGGAGATGCAGGCCCCCGTGAAGGGCGACGACCTCGACTGCCAGGCGATGTGGGACGAGGTGAACCGGGAGGTGGAAGACGTGCTGAGCCACGGCGGCGATGCCGATCCCATCACGCGCAACCGGCACATCACCGCCGCCTACGCGCGGGTCTACCGCGCGCACCCGGAGCTGAAGTGGGCGGGGATGGGCGCCTTCGTCTCCAAGGAGGCCGGCTGCGGGATGAAGGAAGCGAAGGGGATCAAAGACGGCCTGGGGGGCTACGATCCACGCGCATCCACCGCCAACACGGTGTTCAAGGGGCTCGCCGACGGAAACAAGGCCATCTTCAGGGACATCTACCCTCAGTTCCTCTTCTACGCGAAGTACGGCAACGATGCGTTCCAGCGGTGCGCGGATGCGAACGGCGTCACGGAGGAGATGAAGGAGGCGTTCGATCTCTTCGCCAAGGGGGGGCAGGAGAACATCGAGAAGGCGACGATGCTGGTCGCGACCCAGGAGCAGCGAGGGACGCTCGAGACCATGATGCAGAGCAACAAGCCTTTCCGAGATGCGCTGGACCTGAACAAAACCACTCACGATTGGTGGGTAGGGCGTCCCTTCGGGGCGAAGAGCCCGGATGTGTTCATGTCCTCCGCTTGTGGTGGAGGGCCCCGCATTCCCTTCGAGGGAAGCATCACCAACACGCGTGATCGGCTCGACATGGCGAAACGGGTCTCGCTGTCCTTCGACCAGGTCCAGTCCCGGTGGCCCGAGTACATGAGCGATCAGATGGCCATCATGCAGCACGGCACGATCCTCACGGCGCCCGGCCGCGTGGGGCCTCCGGCAGGGACCGTGCTCCCGCTGAAGTGA
- the rsmI gene encoding 16S rRNA (cytidine(1402)-2'-O)-methyltransferase, translating to MGTGTLYVVATPIGHLGDITQRAVEVLRTADRILAEDTRRARALLSHLGIGGKPVDRLDEHATDADLSRAAGHLAEGEQLAFMTDAGTPVVSDPGNALVRVAASAGAPIVAIPGASAVMAALSVSGLVNGGFRFVGFLPRSGRERREALALVASTPETVVLFESPHRTSDTLRDLAERVPGRKALVARELTKVHEELLRGTVTDLAALDREWRGEVTLVLGPAEVDAAGERAALSDEEIDRRIDRDLALGRRPREIADELSVELGASRREIYTRVLARKG from the coding sequence TTGGGCACGGGCACGCTCTATGTGGTGGCCACGCCCATCGGCCACCTCGGTGACATCACCCAGCGCGCCGTCGAGGTGCTCCGCACGGCCGATCGCATCCTGGCCGAGGACACCCGCCGGGCGCGCGCGCTGCTTTCCCACCTCGGCATCGGCGGCAAACCCGTCGATCGGCTCGACGAGCATGCCACCGACGCCGACCTCTCGCGCGCCGCCGGCCACCTCGCCGAGGGAGAGCAGCTCGCCTTCATGACCGACGCCGGCACCCCGGTGGTCAGCGACCCCGGCAATGCCCTCGTGCGCGTCGCCGCCAGCGCTGGCGCACCGATCGTGGCCATCCCGGGAGCCTCGGCGGTGATGGCGGCGCTCAGCGTGTCGGGGCTGGTGAACGGAGGCTTCCGTTTCGTGGGGTTCCTCCCGCGCAGCGGCCGTGAGCGCCGCGAGGCGCTGGCGCTGGTCGCCTCGACGCCGGAGACCGTGGTGCTCTTCGAGTCGCCGCACCGCACCAGCGACACCTTGCGGGACCTCGCCGAGCGCGTCCCTGGCCGGAAGGCGCTCGTCGCGCGCGAGCTGACCAAGGTCCACGAAGAACTCCTGCGCGGCACGGTGACCGATCTCGCTGCCCTCGACCGGGAGTGGCGCGGCGAGGTCACCCTGGTACTCGGTCCCGCCGAGGTCGACGCAGCTGGCGAGCGCGCCGCGCTGAGCGACGAGGAGATCGACCGCCGCATCGACCGCGATCTCGCCCTCGGGCGGCGCCCGCGCGAGATCGCCGACGAGCTGTCCGTGGAGCTCGGCGCCTCACGCCGCGAGATCTACACGCGGGTACTCGCGCGCAAGGGTTGA
- a CDS encoding TIGR02270 family protein has protein sequence MGAMFLPDVEEELVDTSGFLRAQRERLVRSRTAGLSDLARLDERLEAQVDALLLSAEAEGAAVTVARASGERFVEAFLAVRLRRGALLHEVATRAAQAPGEGRGPLRDVVAALGWAPWADADEATTEGTGAQGVMAALRLHAMRVHRRDPGELLALRAASGDGSVRAAALRAIGELGRADLMGLLLDALDDKDARCHAWAAWSGALLGAPRCAAALVAICRAGCAPLGERALEVAVRAVAPDEAAALLRELAATGQERRAIAVAGGWGDVRVVPWLLASAARPELARLVGWAFTAMTGVDLSKRALAAAPPPGFREGPTDSPLEHDVSMDPDASLPWPDPARVGALWAKIATSFLPGVRYRFGHPIEDATALAAAVEASQVLRAAAALDEFRGQRRGPLFSVRAPAFRQSRLLRSREGGEGGADVAPH, from the coding sequence ATGGGCGCGATGTTCCTGCCCGACGTGGAGGAGGAGCTCGTCGACACGAGCGGCTTTCTGCGTGCGCAGAGGGAGCGCCTCGTCCGGTCGCGCACGGCTGGGCTCTCGGATCTGGCGCGGCTCGACGAGCGCCTCGAAGCCCAGGTGGATGCGCTGCTCCTCTCTGCCGAGGCGGAGGGCGCCGCGGTCACGGTGGCACGCGCATCCGGCGAGCGCTTCGTGGAGGCGTTTCTGGCGGTGCGGCTCCGGCGGGGTGCGCTGCTGCACGAGGTGGCGACGCGCGCCGCGCAAGCGCCGGGGGAAGGGCGTGGGCCGTTGCGGGACGTGGTGGCGGCGCTCGGCTGGGCTCCGTGGGCGGACGCGGACGAGGCGACGACGGAGGGCACGGGCGCACAGGGCGTCATGGCGGCGCTGCGCCTCCACGCGATGCGGGTCCACCGGCGCGATCCGGGCGAGCTCCTGGCGCTCCGAGCGGCTTCGGGCGATGGGAGCGTACGGGCGGCGGCGCTGCGCGCCATCGGCGAGCTGGGCCGAGCGGATCTCATGGGGCTTCTGCTGGACGCGCTCGACGACAAAGACGCCCGGTGCCATGCGTGGGCGGCGTGGTCGGGGGCGTTGCTTGGCGCGCCTCGGTGCGCCGCTGCCCTGGTCGCGATCTGCCGCGCGGGCTGCGCTCCCCTTGGCGAGCGGGCGCTCGAGGTCGCGGTGCGCGCCGTCGCGCCGGATGAGGCGGCGGCGCTGCTGCGCGAACTGGCCGCCACGGGACAGGAGCGGCGCGCCATCGCGGTGGCCGGAGGTTGGGGAGACGTCCGCGTCGTGCCCTGGCTTCTCGCCTCCGCGGCCCGACCTGAGCTGGCCCGCCTCGTCGGGTGGGCCTTCACGGCGATGACCGGGGTCGACCTCTCGAAGCGCGCGCTCGCAGCCGCTCCACCCCCCGGCTTTCGTGAGGGCCCCACGGACAGCCCGCTGGAGCACGATGTCTCGATGGATCCCGACGCGTCGCTGCCCTGGCCCGACCCCGCGCGGGTGGGGGCGCTGTGGGCAAAGATCGCGACCAGCTTCCTCCCCGGGGTGCGCTACAGGTTTGGTCACCCGATCGAGGACGCCACGGCCCTCGCAGCGGCCGTCGAGGCGTCGCAGGTGCTCCGGGCGGCCGCGGCGCTCGACGAGTTCCGCGGACAGCGAAGGGGGCCGCTGTTCTCCGTCAGAGCGCCCGCCTTCCGCCAGAGCCGGCTGCTTCGGTCACGCGAAGGCGGCGAAGGAGGCGCGGATGTGGCGCCTCACTAA
- a CDS encoding RNA polymerase factor sigma-32, translating to MQTDEPAAPTSGAENQRVDGTEPSAVVAEVIVEPPNEPAGRSGTARPKATRAAKTTKPTRTPRAAKGTKSAKPSTAPKPTAEVVDRGQDDDEENDGGTARGGDGEDVVEAEGEIVEDGGEEHDHEDGGRAGFRDADVFSAARRAGAEAEDEFPVSSGAALSRTDPLQAYLREVQRYALLTPTEEKELTVKYAQTGDVKIAARLVTANLRLVVKLAYEYRRAYKNIMDLIQEGNIGLMQAVKRFDPYRGVKLSSYSAWWIRAYILRFILNNWRLVKLGTTQAQRKLFFNLNKEKAKLTAMGIDPTPTEIAKRLDVEEHEVIDMDRRLSSGESSLDAPAGDAEGRTISRVELIPGPSESPETYFETQEVGHLVHQRLAEFRKTLTGKEVDIFEKRLTAEDPMTLQELGNAFGISRERVRQLEARLTQRLREYLREELGDAVEAH from the coding sequence ATGCAGACCGACGAGCCCGCCGCGCCGACGTCGGGCGCGGAGAACCAGCGAGTCGACGGGACCGAGCCTTCCGCCGTGGTGGCCGAGGTGATCGTCGAGCCGCCGAACGAGCCTGCCGGGCGCAGCGGGACGGCGCGCCCGAAGGCGACCCGGGCCGCGAAGACCACGAAGCCGACCCGGACCCCGAGGGCCGCGAAGGGGACGAAGTCCGCAAAGCCCTCCACCGCGCCCAAGCCCACCGCGGAGGTCGTCGACCGAGGCCAGGACGACGACGAGGAGAACGACGGCGGCACCGCGCGCGGCGGCGACGGCGAAGACGTCGTCGAGGCCGAGGGCGAGATCGTCGAAGACGGCGGCGAGGAACACGACCACGAAGACGGAGGCCGCGCCGGGTTCCGTGACGCCGACGTGTTCTCTGCGGCGCGGCGCGCTGGCGCCGAGGCCGAGGACGAGTTCCCCGTCAGCAGCGGCGCCGCGCTCTCGCGCACCGATCCCCTCCAGGCTTACCTGCGCGAGGTGCAGCGCTATGCGCTGCTCACGCCAACCGAGGAGAAAGAACTCACGGTCAAGTACGCGCAGACCGGCGATGTGAAAATCGCCGCCCGGCTCGTCACCGCGAACCTCCGCCTCGTGGTGAAGCTCGCGTACGAGTACCGCCGCGCTTACAAGAACATCATGGACCTCATCCAGGAGGGGAACATCGGTCTCATGCAGGCCGTGAAGCGCTTCGATCCCTACCGTGGGGTGAAGCTCTCGTCGTACTCGGCCTGGTGGATCCGCGCGTACATCCTGCGGTTCATCCTCAACAACTGGCGCCTCGTGAAGCTCGGGACGACCCAGGCGCAGCGCAAGCTCTTCTTCAACCTGAACAAGGAGAAGGCGAAGCTCACCGCGATGGGCATCGACCCGACGCCGACCGAGATCGCCAAGCGCCTCGACGTGGAGGAGCACGAGGTCATCGACATGGACCGGCGCCTGTCGAGCGGCGAGTCGTCCCTCGATGCGCCGGCCGGCGACGCCGAGGGCCGCACCATCTCGCGCGTTGAGCTGATCCCCGGCCCCTCGGAGAGCCCGGAGACCTACTTCGAGACGCAGGAGGTCGGCCACCTCGTCCACCAGCGCCTCGCCGAGTTCCGCAAGACGCTCACCGGCAAGGAGGTGGACATCTTCGAGAAGCGGCTGACCGCCGAAGATCCGATGACGCTCCAGGAACTTGGCAACGCCTTCGGCATCTCCCGCGAGCGCGTCCGCCAGCTCGAGGCCCGCCTCACGCAGCGGCTGCGGGAGTACCTGCGCGAGGAGCTGGGCGACGCGGTCGAGGCGCACTGA
- a CDS encoding DUF2169 family type VI secretion system accessory protein encodes MDVVSACPFRVASVVWRSRPHTWAFTLIVKATYRLEPLHSPLHETQEEPTDVDRHWNGDPARSLYMPSDRVPFKRRPEVMLVGHAFAPGAQPVRSLLARLQVGEVNKAIEVWCDRVFMQDGRLVEGPRFTKMPLAWERAIGGPTTTNPVGMRLDAMPDMYGRISVPNLQPPGRHLNWKGESFESIGFGPLAPIWPARASGMSKELAAWWSSWWPSQPIPEAFERKFFNAAPPDQWVEELHANERLVLENLHPAHARLVTSLADVRPLAAIHRAGGVSESLALHADTLWIDSDRGLATLTWRGTAALSHPREPGRAVVWTEDLLAGIKERQGAAAGHGDDARQSETVDAASDDSDATQTLVRGTASPAMTAVPSAQPIRRAKQTLDLSGEVKAAAALPFGESTSRHLAPPPPPVETEPSFAPSTRPPSRSVTQTQSASLEAAPSDVLPFRSPPGPPPLGSTPILADVTPPSAPPSDLPTPAPPPPPPFRLLPDEPPPPPLARLLPDERPPSLDLLVAPDAPIAAFDAPVATPQAEPVPPLAPPPPRKLDVPPSTPGTSAEPLPLDAYPIERCARIAARRALRPPDQSAILQAESLSENTWEALHGHWLQQLEVAPQRRRKTLLSAYDSAYVAQLEAERGPITVEEHAQLAVAAERGDTARALQELGLPLEVLMRLRRVWIAKIAADQALGVRVRRAINAERDR; translated from the coding sequence ATGGATGTCGTCTCCGCCTGCCCCTTCCGAGTCGCCTCGGTCGTGTGGCGATCGAGGCCGCACACCTGGGCATTCACCCTGATCGTCAAGGCGACCTATCGGCTGGAGCCACTGCACTCACCCCTCCATGAGACGCAGGAGGAGCCGACCGACGTGGATCGTCACTGGAATGGCGACCCGGCACGAAGCCTCTACATGCCTTCGGACCGCGTCCCCTTCAAACGACGCCCGGAGGTGATGCTGGTCGGCCATGCCTTCGCGCCTGGAGCGCAGCCGGTTCGATCCCTCCTGGCTCGCCTTCAGGTGGGCGAGGTGAACAAGGCCATCGAGGTCTGGTGTGATCGTGTCTTCATGCAAGACGGCCGTCTCGTGGAAGGGCCTCGCTTCACGAAGATGCCCCTCGCGTGGGAGCGAGCCATCGGCGGCCCCACGACAACGAACCCCGTGGGCATGCGCCTCGACGCGATGCCAGACATGTACGGCAGGATCTCGGTGCCGAACCTGCAACCTCCCGGGCGACACCTGAACTGGAAGGGCGAGTCCTTCGAGTCGATCGGGTTCGGTCCGCTCGCACCGATCTGGCCGGCGCGCGCGAGCGGGATGTCGAAGGAGCTGGCGGCTTGGTGGTCGTCCTGGTGGCCTTCGCAGCCGATCCCCGAGGCCTTCGAGCGCAAGTTCTTCAACGCGGCTCCTCCCGATCAATGGGTCGAAGAGCTGCATGCGAACGAGCGCCTCGTCCTGGAGAACCTGCACCCCGCCCACGCGCGTCTGGTGACCAGCCTCGCCGATGTGAGACCCCTGGCCGCGATTCACCGCGCCGGAGGCGTGAGCGAGAGCCTCGCACTCCACGCGGACACCCTCTGGATCGACAGCGATCGTGGGCTGGCCACGCTCACCTGGCGAGGCACCGCGGCGCTCAGTCACCCGCGCGAGCCAGGGCGAGCGGTCGTGTGGACCGAAGACCTGCTCGCAGGCATCAAGGAACGCCAAGGTGCCGCCGCTGGACACGGCGACGACGCCAGGCAGTCGGAGACGGTGGATGCGGCGAGCGACGACAGCGACGCCACCCAGACGCTGGTGCGAGGGACGGCGTCGCCCGCCATGACGGCCGTTCCTTCCGCCCAGCCCATCCGACGCGCCAAGCAGACGCTCGATCTCTCGGGAGAAGTGAAGGCGGCAGCTGCGCTCCCTTTCGGAGAGAGCACGTCACGCCATCTCGCTCCACCTCCACCCCCCGTCGAAACCGAGCCGTCGTTCGCACCAAGCACTCGGCCCCCCTCAAGGTCGGTGACGCAAACCCAGAGTGCTTCCCTCGAAGCCGCGCCGAGCGATGTACTTCCCTTCCGGAGCCCTCCCGGCCCACCCCCCCTGGGGAGCACGCCCATCCTCGCGGACGTCACGCCGCCCTCTGCGCCACCGTCCGACCTGCCCACGCCAGCGCCGCCACCTCCTCCCCCCTTCCGGCTTCTTCCAGACGAGCCGCCACCTCCTCCCCTCGCCAGACTTCTTCCCGACGAACGGCCGCCCTCTCTCGACCTCCTCGTCGCGCCCGACGCCCCCATTGCTGCGTTCGACGCCCCCGTCGCCACGCCCCAGGCCGAACCGGTACCCCCTCTCGCTCCCCCACCTCCACGCAAGCTCGACGTGCCGCCCTCCACCCCAGGCACCAGCGCCGAGCCGCTCCCCCTCGACGCGTACCCGATCGAGCGCTGCGCTCGCATCGCTGCCCGGCGGGCGCTCCGCCCACCCGACCAGAGCGCGATCCTCCAGGCCGAGTCCTTGTCCGAGAACACGTGGGAGGCCCTCCATGGACACTGGCTCCAGCAGCTGGAGGTCGCCCCTCAGCGCCGGCGGAAGACGCTGCTCTCGGCCTACGACAGCGCGTACGTCGCGCAGCTCGAAGCCGAACGAGGGCCCATCACCGTCGAGGAACACGCCCAGCTCGCGGTGGCGGCGGAGCGGGGCGACACCGCACGCGCCCTCCAGGAGCTCGGGCTGCCCCTCGAGGTCTTGATGCGGCTCCGCCGCGTGTGGATCGCGAAGATTGCCGCCGATCAGGCGCTCGGCGTTCGGGTCCGGCGCGCGATCAACGCCGAACGCGACCGCTGA